A region from the Melioribacter roseus P3M-2 genome encodes:
- a CDS encoding UpxY family transcription antiterminator, with protein MIEKDARKRNWFALYTKPRHEFKAQQQLHELYIEHYLPVIEVVRKWSDRKKVIKEPLFRGYIFIKADEKERLTALHQPSIVKTICSEGKPSVIPEWQIDNIKILLKEKPEVFVSDKIEIGSKVKIIEGPFAGIIGQVTQHNNEKWLSVSVDLLKRSILLKLPANCVVKQV; from the coding sequence ATGATTGAAAAGGACGCGCGCAAACGAAACTGGTTTGCGCTCTACACAAAACCGAGGCACGAATTCAAAGCTCAACAGCAGCTTCACGAACTCTATATCGAGCATTATCTTCCGGTAATCGAAGTCGTTCGTAAATGGAGCGATCGTAAAAAAGTAATCAAAGAACCGCTCTTCCGAGGGTATATTTTTATAAAAGCCGACGAAAAAGAACGGCTTACGGCTTTGCATCAGCCTTCGATTGTCAAAACAATTTGCAGCGAAGGAAAACCCTCCGTTATTCCCGAATGGCAGATCGATAACATTAAAATCTTGCTTAAGGAAAAACCAGAAGTCTTTGTGTCCGACAAAATTGAAATCGGCTCCAAAGTAAAAATAATCGAAGGACCTTTTGCCGGAATTATCGGACAGGTAACTCAGCATAACAACGAAAAGTGGCTTTCGGTCAGCGTAGACCTGCTCAAACGTTCGATTCTTTTGAAGCTGCCGGCTAACTGCGTGGTTAAACAGGTATAG
- a CDS encoding ATP-binding protein, translating to MTSGNLDKDTLNYIGKDSRDFFVCIWKEGEIEFYSDNVELILGYNAEELKSMKEGHLSLVADEDSEYLRNRLLGYDGDSSMNKLEIEYKALAKNGSTLYLKEIIKSVRDNEGNIIRRDCIVFNVTELKKREVELASENRKLKEINENKDKFISIISHDLKSPFTTLLGFSEILLNEKDLPEEERNEYIQYIYEASKSELNLINCLLDWSRLQTGRVKVEASRLNVRTTIANAVATLTGDAVRKDISIQINIPHNLYMYADERLISQAVVILVSNAIKFSHKGKEVNITAQRFKEGMIEIVVKDEGLGISEENQTKLFRIDQKFALAGTEGEKGSGLGLTLMKEIIDKHNGKVWLYSEEGKGSEFHFTVPEAKYLILLVENDPDDINCITQLINENLPHFEIKLVKNGYDVIKFLKLRMPAVIIANHEMPLMKGFQLVEAVYKHDAHKNIPFIILMNEQDDDNAKKYLRQGVFKVLVKPLEPDEFKNTIKDSLFL from the coding sequence ATGACAAGCGGGAATTTGGACAAAGACACTCTTAATTACATCGGTAAAGACTCGCGCGATTTTTTCGTTTGTATCTGGAAAGAGGGCGAAATTGAATTCTATTCGGATAATGTAGAGCTGATTCTCGGCTATAACGCGGAAGAATTGAAGAGTATGAAAGAAGGTCATCTCTCGCTTGTTGCAGACGAGGATTCGGAGTATCTGAGAAACCGGCTGCTCGGATACGACGGCGATTCTTCGATGAATAAACTTGAAATCGAATACAAAGCGCTCGCCAAAAACGGTTCAACGCTTTATCTGAAAGAGATTATCAAATCGGTTAGAGACAACGAAGGAAATATTATCCGCCGCGACTGTATTGTGTTTAACGTTACGGAACTTAAAAAGCGGGAAGTAGAATTAGCTTCGGAAAACAGAAAATTAAAAGAAATCAACGAGAACAAGGATAAATTCATTTCAATCATTTCCCACGATCTTAAATCGCCGTTTACCACGCTGCTGGGATTCTCCGAAATTCTTTTAAACGAAAAAGATTTGCCCGAAGAAGAAAGAAACGAGTATATTCAATATATCTACGAAGCTTCCAAGAGCGAGTTGAATCTGATTAATTGTCTGCTCGATTGGTCGAGGCTGCAGACGGGAAGGGTAAAAGTGGAAGCCTCCAGATTGAACGTAAGGACCACTATTGCAAACGCCGTTGCAACGCTGACGGGCGACGCCGTGCGAAAAGACATATCGATTCAAATTAACATCCCGCATAATCTTTATATGTACGCCGACGAACGGCTAATTTCGCAAGCTGTCGTAATACTCGTCAGTAATGCGATCAAATTTTCTCATAAAGGCAAAGAAGTCAATATTACTGCTCAGCGTTTCAAAGAAGGCATGATCGAAATAGTGGTCAAAGACGAGGGGCTCGGCATATCCGAAGAGAATCAAACCAAGTTATTCCGCATCGACCAGAAATTCGCGCTTGCAGGCACCGAAGGCGAAAAAGGAAGCGGACTCGGTCTGACTTTGATGAAAGAAATTATCGACAAACACAACGGCAAAGTTTGGCTCTATTCCGAAGAAGGAAAAGGAAGCGAATTCCATTTTACCGTGCCCGAAGCTAAATACCTGATTCTTCTGGTCGAAAACGACCCTGACGATATTAATTGCATAACTCAGCTGATAAACGAAAATTTGCCCCATTTCGAAATTAAACTCGTTAAGAACGGATACGACGTTATCAAATTTCTAAAACTACGGATGCCTGCCGTAATAATTGCCAATCACGAAATGCCGCTGATGAAGGGATTCCAGCTCGTGGAAGCCGTTTATAAACACGACGCGCATAAAAATATTCCGTTTATTATTCTGATGAACGAACAGGACGACGATAACGCCAAAAAATATTTAAGGCAGGGCGTTTTCAAAGTTCTTGTCAAACCTCTCGAACCCGACGAATTTAAAAATACAATTAAAGATTCATTATTTTTATGA
- a CDS encoding TonB-dependent receptor, with protein MKKLILILLIFSGAILAQSGRITGRVIDKDTKEPLPGVNIILIGTNKGAASDIDGYFEINNLEPGRYQIKASSIGYEPLIKSEIIVTNVRPADLLIELKQKLIEIESVTVSSGYFNTDPYELNSTANFSYEEIRRAPGGFEDVIRALSVLPGIAQASPGRNDLVVRGGAPSENLYLVNGYPVQNINHFGSQGATGGPLSYVNLDFVRETNFSTGGFSVAYGDKISSVLRIDLREGRSDRIGGKATISATQFGLDLEGPVSENSSFIISARRSYLDFIFDAAGFNFVPEYYDALAKYDHKIDAQNSLSFLFIGAFDKVKYNNNNSDDIYENSRILGSNQNQYLTGLSYRHIYEKGFYDISLSRNFFDNNASQRDTNFNPIFLNNSIEGENTLKFDAVYKVSSKSEINFGAEVKSVKFKTDIFFPPFVTSYGDTLNVGSVNMNERYGKYAAYVQYSATAGMFLFSAGLRADYYGFLNSGFYLSPRFSVSYMLDPSQIVSLSAGVYYQSPSYIWLAGSEENKNLKAIRANQLIAGYELKLREDTRLRAEAYYKLYGDYPVSQLRPYLILTNTGAGFSGSTDNFSSYALEPLRSAGKGFARGVEVSVQKKSSDIPHYGILSLTWNESYFTALDGVERPGKYDQKWIINLSGGYIFTPTFEGSLKFRFATGNPYTPFEPDGSQLVEKYNSLRFKPFHSLDLRFDKRWHFENFALITYLDIQNIYNNKASNEIRWDDRKKEVDAQSSIGILPSIGISLEF; from the coding sequence ATGAAGAAATTAATATTAATCCTGTTGATATTTTCAGGCGCAATTTTGGCGCAAAGCGGAAGAATTACGGGACGCGTTATCGACAAAGATACAAAAGAGCCTCTGCCCGGAGTAAACATAATATTAATCGGCACCAATAAAGGCGCAGCGAGCGATATCGACGGTTATTTTGAAATAAACAATCTCGAACCGGGCAGATATCAAATTAAGGCTTCTTCCATCGGCTACGAACCGCTGATAAAATCAGAAATTATCGTTACCAACGTCCGTCCGGCGGATTTGTTGATCGAACTGAAGCAGAAGTTAATAGAGATTGAAAGCGTTACCGTCAGCTCGGGCTATTTTAATACCGACCCTTATGAATTAAACAGTACGGCAAACTTCAGTTACGAAGAGATACGGCGCGCCCCGGGCGGATTCGAAGACGTGATCAGGGCATTGTCCGTACTGCCCGGCATTGCTCAGGCGAGTCCGGGACGAAACGATCTCGTTGTGCGCGGCGGGGCGCCTTCGGAAAATTTATATCTGGTAAACGGATATCCCGTGCAAAACATAAATCATTTCGGCAGCCAGGGCGCCACCGGAGGACCTTTGAGTTATGTCAATCTCGATTTTGTAAGGGAAACCAATTTTTCAACGGGCGGTTTTTCGGTAGCCTACGGCGACAAGATATCATCCGTTTTGAGAATCGATTTGAGAGAAGGTCGCTCCGACCGGATTGGCGGCAAAGCCACAATTTCCGCCACTCAATTCGGGCTCGACCTCGAAGGGCCTGTATCGGAAAACTCCAGTTTTATCATTTCAGCCAGAAGAAGTTATCTCGATTTCATTTTCGACGCGGCGGGATTTAACTTTGTACCCGAGTATTACGACGCCCTCGCAAAATACGATCACAAAATCGACGCGCAAAATTCGCTCAGCTTTTTATTTATCGGAGCTTTCGATAAGGTTAAGTACAATAACAACAACTCCGACGACATATACGAAAATTCGCGAATACTCGGTTCAAATCAGAACCAGTATTTAACCGGTTTGTCTTACAGGCATATCTACGAAAAAGGTTTTTACGATATTTCTCTCAGCAGAAATTTCTTCGACAACAATGCGTCGCAGAGGGACACGAATTTCAATCCCATTTTTTTGAACAATTCCATTGAAGGCGAAAACACTCTCAAGTTCGACGCCGTTTACAAAGTTAGCAGCAAATCGGAAATCAATTTCGGAGCCGAAGTCAAATCGGTAAAATTCAAAACGGACATCTTTTTCCCGCCGTTTGTAACTTCGTACGGCGACACATTAAACGTCGGAAGTGTGAACATGAACGAACGATACGGCAAATATGCAGCTTATGTTCAATACTCTGCGACCGCGGGGATGTTTTTATTCAGCGCCGGCTTGCGGGCAGACTATTACGGTTTTCTGAATTCCGGTTTTTATCTCTCTCCGCGTTTTTCGGTTTCTTATATGCTCGATCCCTCGCAGATTGTATCTCTCTCGGCTGGCGTATACTATCAAAGCCCTTCGTATATATGGCTGGCGGGCTCCGAAGAAAACAAGAACTTAAAAGCAATTAGAGCAAATCAATTGATTGCAGGGTACGAACTGAAATTGCGAGAGGACACCCGGCTGAGAGCCGAGGCATATTACAAACTCTACGGCGATTATCCGGTCAGTCAATTGAGGCCTTATCTGATACTCACGAACACGGGAGCCGGATTCAGCGGCAGCACAGATAATTTTTCTTCATATGCTCTCGAGCCGCTTAGAAGCGCCGGCAAGGGATTTGCAAGAGGCGTCGAAGTTTCCGTACAAAAAAAATCTTCGGACATTCCTCATTACGGAATATTGAGCTTAACCTGGAACGAATCTTACTTCACCGCGCTGGACGGCGTAGAAAGGCCCGGCAAATACGACCAGAAATGGATTATCAACTTGAGCGGCGGATATATCTTCACTCCCACATTCGAAGGTTCTTTGAAATTCAGATTCGCAACCGGAAATCCGTATACGCCTTTCGAACCCGACGGCAGTCAACTTGTAGAAAAATATAATTCTCTTCGTTTTAAGCCATTCCATTCGCTCGACTTGCGATTCGACAAAAGATGGCATTTCGAAAATTTTGCCCTGATAACTTATCTGGACATACAAAACATTTACAACAACAAAGCCTCAAACGAAATCAGATGGGACGACAGAAAAAAAGAAGTCGACGCGCAATCTTCCATCGGCATTTTGCCTTCAATCGGAATCAGTCTGGAATTTTAA
- a CDS encoding pectate lyase family protein, with translation MKELIPILLFISFQLIYAQEIIIQENETGFCSVDGKIDNSVPGYTGEGFADTDFGIGKSISWQIYVSENKEYSFVWRYAVGGSDDRNGRLVIDGAVVLDTIYFPSTVDWKNWRESDTLKVYLESGSHKIRIEALSEKGLGNYDYFKIIGGATPDDCAPSYTVKVNANNPGWGAVSYAPVKDYYDAGSQITLTAHSNPGYFLDSWTGSHTSADSVFTITIDRNVEVTARFLPDGVTQDTNLIGYAGIQDDRGTRFTLTGGSLGDTVKAYSLEDLKKYLASPEPYYVEFEGKLEGNDAIIITSDKTLVGTGDKNYLKGIELSVNNARNVIIRNITVSHVAPQDALEINGKSQNIWIDHCEFFSDKNHGVDYYDGLLDIKNESSFITVSWSHFHDHYKTILISSGDQQIADTVIRVTFHHNYFNNCESRLPSVRFGKAHIFNNYYRGCNTAVNTRMGACVRVENNYFENVGKAVMSDYSAEPGYAFIENNITVNSSIITPDLCEYEVPYEYKHKLDPPDILPGLIADNVVTEVNENVINNEYYIANYPNPFNPSTTIEYYLPENSFVELKIYDILGRELKTLVNDYQNAGRHKYALSIDDLNRSASSVYFCRLKARNYFKTIKLTLLK, from the coding sequence ATGAAGGAATTGATTCCGATACTCTTGTTTATCAGTTTTCAACTGATTTATGCGCAGGAAATAATTATACAGGAAAACGAAACCGGATTTTGTTCCGTCGACGGCAAAATCGACAACAGCGTACCCGGATACACAGGCGAGGGATTTGCTGACACCGATTTCGGCATCGGCAAAAGCATAAGCTGGCAAATATACGTTTCGGAGAATAAAGAGTACTCGTTCGTCTGGCGTTATGCCGTTGGCGGCAGCGACGACAGGAACGGGCGTCTCGTAATCGACGGAGCCGTCGTTCTCGACACCATCTACTTCCCTTCTACCGTCGATTGGAAAAATTGGCGCGAGTCCGACACTCTGAAAGTTTATCTCGAAAGCGGGAGCCACAAAATAAGAATCGAGGCGTTGTCAGAAAAAGGGCTCGGCAATTACGATTATTTCAAGATTATAGGCGGCGCAACGCCGGACGACTGCGCTCCTTCCTACACGGTCAAAGTTAACGCAAACAATCCAGGATGGGGCGCCGTTTCGTACGCTCCGGTTAAAGATTATTACGACGCCGGCTCGCAGATAACTCTAACGGCTCATTCAAATCCCGGATATTTCCTGGACAGCTGGACGGGGAGCCACACTTCAGCGGACTCGGTCTTCACAATTACAATTGACAGAAACGTCGAAGTTACGGCGCGATTCTTGCCCGACGGAGTTACTCAGGATACAAATCTTATCGGATATGCCGGAATTCAGGACGACAGAGGGACAAGATTCACTTTAACCGGCGGCTCGCTCGGCGACACGGTTAAAGCTTATAGTCTCGAAGATCTTAAAAAGTATCTTGCAAGCCCGGAACCTTATTACGTTGAGTTCGAAGGCAAGCTCGAAGGCAACGACGCAATAATAATAACTTCCGACAAAACATTGGTCGGAACCGGAGATAAAAACTATCTGAAAGGGATTGAACTTTCCGTAAACAACGCGCGGAATGTAATTATAAGGAATATTACGGTTTCGCACGTCGCCCCTCAGGACGCATTGGAAATTAACGGAAAATCTCAAAACATCTGGATCGATCATTGCGAATTTTTTTCGGATAAAAACCACGGCGTCGATTATTACGACGGTCTGCTCGACATCAAAAACGAGTCGTCGTTTATTACAGTTTCATGGTCTCATTTTCACGACCACTACAAAACCATACTTATCAGTTCCGGCGACCAGCAAATTGCCGACACCGTAATTCGAGTTACGTTTCACCACAATTATTTCAATAATTGCGAGTCGAGGCTTCCGAGCGTTCGCTTCGGAAAAGCACATATTTTCAACAATTATTACAGGGGTTGCAATACGGCGGTCAATACCCGAATGGGCGCGTGCGTAAGAGTTGAAAACAATTATTTTGAAAATGTCGGCAAAGCCGTAATGTCCGATTACAGCGCCGAACCCGGCTATGCGTTTATCGAGAACAACATTACCGTCAACAGCTCGATAATTACTCCCGATTTATGCGAGTACGAAGTTCCCTACGAATACAAACATAAACTAGATCCTCCCGATATACTTCCCGGATTGATTGCCGACAACGTAGTTACCGAAGTCAATGAGAACGTTATAAACAACGAATATTACATTGCGAATTACCCAAACCCGTTCAATCCGTCGACCACAATCGAATATTACCTGCCGGAAAATTCGTTTGTAGAACTTAAAATCTACGACATACTCGGAAGAGAATTAAAGACACTGGTTAACGATTACCAGAATGCGGGACGGCACAAATACGCCCTCTCTATCGACGATTTGAATCGTTCGGCTTCGTCGGTATACTTCTGCAGACTCAAGGCGCGCAATTATTTCAAAACAATTAAACTGACGCTTCTGAAATGA
- a CDS encoding T9SS type A sorting domain-containing protein, which translates to MKEKMSWAIFLLLISNMVYGQGIFTVSTDKPEYSYGEKIVVKMTFQNNTDSSFNFWADPYCITELSYIGVRLDLNCSLADGEFSFPPGKSQTWRWVIDPSVHGVPTEDGDQKIVGSFLHLLSDTASFKAPKFYGGRLRVVLRNNVSYEDIAGLMDSINATLINVDGYINDNWNQTWQIQGYSIDSLAGILINDRRIINAEPLRIIKLDTTYITGVETDKLPDSYLLYQNYPNPFNPSTTIEYYLPENSFVELKIYDILGRELKTLVNDYQNAGRHKYALSIDDLNRSASSVYFCRLKARNYFKTIKLTLLK; encoded by the coding sequence ATGAAAGAGAAAATGTCGTGGGCCATTTTCCTTTTATTAATTTCTAATATGGTATACGGGCAGGGCATATTTACGGTTTCAACCGACAAACCGGAATATTCATACGGCGAGAAAATTGTAGTAAAAATGACATTTCAAAATAATACAGACTCCTCATTTAATTTCTGGGCAGATCCGTATTGCATAACTGAATTGAGTTATATCGGAGTACGTCTGGATTTGAATTGTTCTCTCGCCGACGGCGAATTTTCTTTTCCGCCGGGTAAATCTCAAACTTGGCGCTGGGTGATAGATCCTTCAGTTCATGGCGTTCCAACTGAAGACGGAGATCAAAAAATAGTCGGCTCTTTTTTGCATTTACTAAGCGATACTGCGTCATTTAAGGCTCCTAAATTTTATGGCGGTCGACTCAGAGTCGTATTAAGAAATAACGTAAGTTATGAAGATATTGCTGGATTAATGGATAGTATAAATGCAACTTTAATCAATGTCGACGGCTACATTAATGACAATTGGAATCAAACATGGCAAATACAAGGATACTCGATAGATAGCTTGGCTGGAATATTAATAAATGACAGACGTATAATAAACGCCGAACCCTTAAGAATTATAAAACTCGACACAACCTATATTACCGGAGTTGAGACGGATAAATTACCCGACAGTTATCTGCTTTACCAAAATTACCCAAACCCGTTCAATCCGTCGACCACAATCGAATATTACCTGCCGGAAAATTCGTTTGTAGAACTTAAAATCTACGACATACTCGGAAGAGAATTAAAGACACTGGTTAACGATTACCAGAATGCGGGACGGCATAAATACGCCCTCTCTATCGACGATTTGAATCGTTCGGCTTCGTCGGTATACTTCTGCAGACTCAAGGCGCGCAATTATTTCAAAACAATTAAACTGACGTTGCTGAAATGA
- a CDS encoding urease accessory protein UreH domain-containing protein produces MSLAHALIPSHWLPIVTIGKAEKWSRNETLKITAVTGFSHTLSTVIIGIIVGIVGYKLSESYHVITHLFAPAVLILLGLIYLALEYRHKFIKHPHKHHHIDVDNIIEKKKSKKSIVITLMIAMFFSPCLEIEVYYLTAGKLSWPGIAIVSVVYFFVTVFFMMLLVYLVGKGMSKLKWEFLEHHDKLITGLILIVVGLLAYFIEY; encoded by the coding sequence TTGAGTCTGGCTCACGCGTTGATTCCGAGCCATTGGCTGCCGATTGTAACTATCGGCAAAGCCGAGAAATGGTCGCGAAACGAGACTCTTAAAATTACCGCGGTGACAGGCTTTTCGCACACTTTAAGCACCGTAATTATCGGAATTATTGTCGGGATTGTAGGTTATAAACTTTCGGAATCGTATCATGTGATAACGCATCTCTTCGCTCCGGCGGTTTTAATTTTACTCGGATTGATTTACCTTGCGCTCGAATATCGTCATAAATTCATTAAACATCCTCACAAGCATCACCATATCGACGTCGATAATATAATCGAAAAGAAAAAGAGCAAGAAGTCGATTGTAATTACTTTGATGATTGCAATGTTCTTCTCTCCGTGTCTCGAAATCGAAGTATATTATTTGACCGCCGGCAAGCTCAGCTGGCCCGGGATTGCCATTGTTTCGGTCGTTTATTTCTTCGTTACGGTTTTCTTCATGATGCTGCTCGTTTATCTCGTCGGAAAGGGAATGAGCAAGCTCAAATGGGAATTCCTCGAACATCACGATAAATTAATCACCGGACTTATACTGATTGTAGTGGGACTGCTCGCTTATTTTATCGAATATTAG
- a CDS encoding DUF6544 family protein, with product MRTFALVILSVHGIIHLLGFIKAFDLMKVEELKSYISKRDGILWLLATLLLLSAAVLYSNDFICWWAVCASGIAVSQFLIVKYWRDAKFGTIANLILILPVIITAADSLPIGYKEELKSEVVKRISGEGGQGVVAFADIEHLPAPVQKYLIYTGAVGKPRVYNFRAVAEGEIKTAPDSKFLKYRSTQYNFIDNPARFYYIRSSLYGIPFEGLHTYADSGAVMRIKLASFFTVAEAKGEIMNKSETVTMFNDICLFAPAALIDPKIEWFPVDSLTVDAFFENAGNRIKARLYFNTKGELVNFESDDRYESADGKTYVNYRWSTPVKDYRNFGEAKLASYGEAVWHKPEGKFVYAKMRLKEIVCNTREYVPIKNELFLNF from the coding sequence ATGCGCACTTTTGCTCTGGTTATATTGAGCGTTCACGGAATTATTCATCTGCTCGGTTTTATCAAAGCGTTCGACCTGATGAAAGTCGAAGAACTTAAGAGTTACATTTCGAAGAGAGACGGAATATTATGGCTGCTTGCTACGCTTCTGCTCCTTTCAGCCGCTGTGTTATATTCGAACGATTTTATCTGCTGGTGGGCTGTGTGCGCATCGGGAATTGCAGTTTCGCAATTCCTCATTGTAAAATACTGGCGGGATGCGAAATTCGGTACGATCGCCAATCTTATTTTAATTCTTCCTGTAATAATAACGGCGGCGGATTCTCTTCCTATCGGTTATAAAGAAGAATTAAAGTCGGAAGTTGTCAAAAGAATTTCCGGCGAGGGAGGGCAGGGCGTTGTCGCTTTTGCCGATATTGAACATTTACCCGCTCCGGTACAAAAATATTTGATTTATACCGGAGCGGTGGGAAAACCGCGGGTTTATAATTTCAGAGCAGTCGCCGAGGGAGAAATTAAAACCGCGCCGGATTCAAAATTTCTCAAATACCGTTCAACGCAATACAATTTTATCGACAATCCGGCGCGCTTCTATTATATCCGGTCTTCTCTCTACGGAATTCCGTTCGAAGGTTTGCATACCTACGCCGATTCCGGCGCGGTAATGAGAATTAAACTCGCGTCGTTTTTTACGGTAGCCGAGGCAAAGGGCGAAATTATGAATAAAAGCGAAACGGTAACGATGTTCAACGACATTTGCCTCTTTGCTCCCGCCGCTTTGATCGACCCAAAGATCGAATGGTTCCCCGTTGATTCTCTGACCGTCGATGCGTTTTTCGAAAACGCCGGCAACAGAATCAAAGCTCGTCTTTATTTTAACACAAAAGGCGAACTGGTCAATTTCGAGTCGGACGACAGATACGAATCTGCCGACGGCAAAACATACGTGAATTACAGATGGAGTACGCCTGTTAAAGATTATCGCAATTTCGGCGAAGCAAAACTCGCCTCGTACGGCGAAGCCGTCTGGCATAAACCGGAAGGAAAATTCGTCTATGCCAAAATGCGCCTTAAAGAAATTGTTTGCAATACGAGAGAGTACGTCCCGATAAAAAATGAATTGTTTCTGAATTTTTAG
- a CDS encoding glycoside hydrolase family 2 protein: MRRLAILLLILTLSSSLYSQNENSTKIDLITNVINRNLISLDGRWNYIVDPYENGFYDYRRRPYDEIGDRTGGFYSNRKPADKTDRVEYDFELSPAMTIPGDWNSQVNELKLYEGTVWFKRDFDVKKKSDKRYFLYFGAVNYEAHVYFNGKKLGVHIGGFTPFNFEVTDLLEDGENFVVVKVDNSRRFDGVPTVNTDWWNYGGITRDVFLIETNATFIRDCKLQLNNNDLGMIEGFVQLDGAKDEQNGTIRIEEANINYKFKTGSNGYATIKIRAGKLNLWSPENPFLYNIKIETETDTLKDKIGFRTIAVKGTDILLNGKPVFLRGICLHEENPLKTGRAYSEAEALMLLNWAKELNCNYVRLAHYPHNEYMVRTAEKMGLLVWEEIPVYWTIQWENESTFRNAMNQLEEMIVRDRNRANVIIWSMGNETPVTEERIRFMSKLAERARELDGSRLISAALEVHRKENEPFTYMVDDPLGKYLDVLSFNEYIGWYDGKPDKCSKINWEFGYDKPVVISETGAGALQGYNADSLTVWSEEHQAYFYKKQLEMIGKQKQIKGMTPWILVDFRSPRRQHPVYQNFWNRKGLVSSSGIKKKAYFVLKDFYDKIENRK; the protein is encoded by the coding sequence ATGAGGCGCTTGGCAATCCTTCTGCTTATTTTAACGCTTTCTTCTTCTCTTTATTCTCAAAATGAAAATTCAACTAAGATCGACCTTATAACTAACGTAATCAACAGAAATTTGATTTCGCTCGACGGCAGATGGAATTATATAGTCGACCCGTATGAAAACGGATTTTACGATTACAGACGTCGTCCGTACGACGAGATCGGCGACCGTACGGGCGGGTTCTATTCCAATAGAAAGCCCGCGGATAAAACGGACCGCGTCGAATACGATTTCGAACTCTCGCCGGCTATGACGATTCCCGGCGACTGGAATTCACAGGTAAACGAGCTTAAACTTTATGAGGGAACGGTCTGGTTCAAAAGGGATTTCGACGTAAAGAAAAAATCCGATAAAAGATATTTCCTATACTTCGGCGCAGTCAATTACGAAGCGCATGTTTATTTCAACGGCAAAAAGCTCGGCGTTCATATCGGCGGCTTTACGCCATTCAATTTCGAAGTTACGGATTTATTGGAAGACGGCGAAAATTTTGTGGTCGTTAAAGTCGATAACTCAAGAAGATTCGACGGGGTGCCCACGGTTAATACCGACTGGTGGAATTACGGAGGAATTACGCGGGACGTCTTTTTGATCGAAACCAACGCTACGTTTATCCGGGATTGTAAGTTGCAATTGAACAATAACGACCTCGGAATGATTGAAGGTTTCGTTCAACTCGACGGAGCCAAAGACGAGCAAAACGGGACGATCAGAATAGAAGAAGCAAATATTAATTATAAATTCAAAACCGGCTCGAACGGATATGCGACAATTAAAATACGCGCGGGTAAATTGAATTTGTGGAGCCCCGAAAACCCTTTCCTCTACAATATAAAAATAGAAACGGAAACCGACACGCTTAAAGATAAAATCGGATTCCGGACTATAGCGGTTAAAGGAACGGATATTCTGTTAAACGGCAAACCCGTTTTTTTGAGGGGAATCTGTCTGCACGAGGAAAACCCGTTGAAAACCGGAAGGGCGTACAGCGAAGCCGAAGCTTTGATGCTTCTAAATTGGGCTAAAGAGCTCAACTGCAATTACGTGCGACTGGCTCACTATCCGCACAACGAATATATGGTGAGAACCGCCGAGAAAATGGGTCTTCTGGTGTGGGAAGAAATTCCGGTCTACTGGACAATCCAATGGGAAAACGAATCGACATTCCGCAACGCAATGAATCAATTGGAAGAGATGATAGTAAGGGACAGGAACCGGGCAAATGTGATTATCTGGTCGATGGGCAACGAAACGCCCGTTACCGAAGAGCGAATCCGTTTTATGAGTAAACTCGCAGAAAGAGCGCGCGAACTCGACGGCTCACGTTTGATCTCCGCCGCGCTCGAAGTGCACCGCAAGGAAAACGAACCGTTCACTTATATGGTGGACGACCCGCTCGGCAAATATCTCGACGTTTTGTCGTTCAACGAATATATCGGATGGTACGACGGCAAGCCGGATAAATGCAGTAAAATTAATTGGGAATTCGGATACGACAAACCCGTTGTAATAAGCGAGACCGGAGCCGGCGCTTTGCAGGGTTATAATGCCGACAGCCTTACCGTCTGGTCGGAAGAACATCAGGCGTATTTCTACAAGAAACAACTTGAAATGATCGGCAAACAAAAGCAAATTAAAGGAATGACCCCGTGGATTCTGGTCGATTTCCGTTCGCCGAGAAGGCAGCACCCGGTCTATCAAAATTTCTGGAACAGAAAAGGACTGGTTTCGAGCTCCGGCATTAAAAAGAAAGCTTATTTCGTACTGAAAGATTTCTACGATAAAATCGAAAACCGTAAATAA